One genomic region from Pseudanabaena sp. FACHB-2040 encodes:
- a CDS encoding Uma2 family endonuclease encodes MTVATNRFTFDEYLHYEDGADTRYELVNGELVPMSLGSGLHGEIMHFLERSFEQTIQQQALPWVARKGVIGVRSPQRGRWDTSRIPDVTVLPLEQWRLLRNRESVIELTDPPPLLVVEVVSESTKSVDYRAKRSEYGVLGIPEYWIVDPLEQKITLCVLIEGFYDALTVSGAQTMASTTFPTLDLTAEKILNPDT; translated from the coding sequence ATGACGGTAGCTACTAATCGTTTCACGTTTGACGAGTATCTGCACTACGAAGATGGCGCAGATACTCGCTATGAGTTAGTTAATGGTGAACTGGTACCCATGAGTTTGGGCAGTGGGCTACATGGCGAAATCATGCATTTCCTTGAGCGTAGCTTTGAGCAAACTATTCAACAGCAGGCACTACCTTGGGTCGCTCGAAAAGGCGTTATTGGCGTGCGATCGCCTCAGCGGGGCCGCTGGGATACCTCTCGGATTCCAGACGTCACTGTACTGCCGCTTGAACAATGGAGGCTGCTCCGCAATCGAGAATCTGTTATTGAGTTGACAGATCCTCCGCCGCTTCTAGTCGTTGAAGTAGTAAGTGAATCTACAAAAAGTGTTGATTACCGTGCTAAGCGCTCTGAATATGGAGTATTAGGCATTCCTGAATACTGGATTGTGGACCCCTTGGAACAAAAAATTACGCTCTGCGTATTGATTGAAGGTTTCTACGATGCTTTAACAGTTTCAGGAGCACAGACGATGGCATCAACAACTTTCCCAACGTTAGATTTAACTGCTGAGAAAATTCTCAACCCAGACACCTAA
- a CDS encoding Coq4 family protein, with protein MLNALNKVSQLLEAKQENRLGDFAILKSDLFGAKVNPKVASLLEPVIGYYPPIDLDNLMQYPAGTFGYEYAHHMKENGLTPLNVSPELGEVARRNVFALRYAVTHDIIHVLLGFDTSYAGEIGVLAFAAEQGYSPSLRFSLQLARWLYPLIAPGQKAAIATNTRKGRNLAQQAKFLLGYRFEEHWQEAIGEVRSQLGLPPHPEAL; from the coding sequence ATGTTAAACGCTCTTAACAAAGTGAGTCAACTGCTAGAGGCCAAACAGGAAAACCGTTTGGGAGACTTTGCCATTCTCAAGTCAGACCTTTTTGGAGCAAAGGTAAACCCAAAAGTTGCCTCTCTTTTGGAGCCAGTTATTGGCTATTACCCCCCTATCGATCTAGACAACTTAATGCAGTATCCGGCAGGCACCTTTGGCTATGAGTACGCCCATCATATGAAGGAGAATGGCCTCACGCCTCTTAACGTTAGCCCTGAGTTGGGCGAGGTTGCACGCCGGAATGTATTTGCCCTGCGCTATGCCGTAACCCATGACATTATTCATGTGCTGCTGGGGTTTGACACGAGCTATGCGGGCGAGATTGGGGTGCTGGCTTTTGCAGCGGAGCAGGGTTATAGTCCTTCTCTACGATTTAGCTTGCAGCTAGCGCGGTGGCTTTACCCGCTGATTGCGCCAGGGCAGAAAGCTGCGATCGCAACCAACACCCGCAAAGGCCGCAACCTGGCTCAACAGGCCAAATTTCTCCTAGGCTATCGCTTTGAGGAGCACTGGCAGGAAGCTATTGGAGAGGTGCGATCGCAATTAGGCCTGCCGCCTCACCCCGAAGCCCTCTAA
- a CDS encoding ABC transporter permease, translating to MTAIFPFLPAAKKPASTFWATFLPPFVWMAGFYFLPLTILLSYAFFRHEYVDIIPEFTWENFGQILSNIGYRNTLGRTLSIAALVTGIDLMLAFPVAAYLVFYAGKFKQTLTLLILLPLWSSYLVRVFAWRIILGYNGVLNSLLVWLGVLNEPSALFLYNKFSMVITLCYVWLPFMILPLITAFERLPKNLLEASSDLGAPPTYTFRRVMLPLVLPGMLAGGLSVFSLTMGDYITASLVGGAGDILVGNIVASQFGVAANWPLGSAFAVVVLLVLFGLIAVMAKRGVLENL from the coding sequence ATGACTGCTATTTTTCCATTTTTGCCTGCCGCAAAGAAACCTGCTTCGACATTTTGGGCAACTTTCCTGCCGCCCTTTGTGTGGATGGCAGGGTTCTACTTTTTGCCGCTAACGATCTTACTGAGCTACGCCTTCTTTCGGCACGAATATGTCGATATCATTCCTGAGTTTACCTGGGAGAACTTTGGGCAAATTCTCAGCAATATTGGCTATCGAAATACGCTGGGAAGAACCCTAAGCATTGCCGCCTTGGTGACTGGAATTGATCTAATGTTGGCCTTTCCGGTAGCGGCGTATCTGGTATTTTATGCAGGCAAATTCAAGCAAACCCTGACGCTCTTGATTTTGCTGCCGCTGTGGTCCAGCTATTTGGTGCGGGTCTTTGCGTGGCGCATCATTCTCGGCTACAACGGGGTGCTCAATAGCCTGTTGGTGTGGCTGGGGGTCTTGAACGAACCCTCGGCACTGTTTCTCTACAACAAGTTTTCGATGGTGATCACGCTCTGCTACGTGTGGCTGCCGTTTATGATTTTGCCTCTAATAACTGCCTTTGAAAGGCTGCCCAAAAATCTGCTGGAAGCCTCTTCCGACCTAGGTGCACCGCCGACCTACACCTTTAGGCGGGTAATGTTGCCGCTGGTGCTGCCAGGAATGTTGGCGGGGGGGCTATCAGTGTTCAGCCTGACAATGGGCGACTACATCACAGCGTCGCTGGTGGGTGGGGCAGGGGATATTCTAGTGGGCAACATTGTGGCTAGCCAGTTTGGCGTAGCGGCCAACTGGCCTCTGGGATCTGCCTTTGCCGTGGTGGTGCTGCTGGTGTTGTTTGGACTGATTGCCGTGATGGCCAAACGCGGGGTTTTAGAAAACCTGTAG